One part of the Schistocerca piceifrons isolate TAMUIC-IGC-003096 chromosome 2, iqSchPice1.1, whole genome shotgun sequence genome encodes these proteins:
- the LOC124776777 gene encoding speckle-type POZ protein-like, translating into MQQPHGSPPNELRSLLESGLGADVSMVAADGQLPAHSSVLVAQSSVFEALLRRGKQLILIPDMPVDVVQQLLTFLYTDEVPQLQSVAPQLLVLADRYELHVLKEMCEQHLVKDLHVENTVPYCVLALRHSCPHLRKAAIEYFARHALPVLGSQGWVQELRKDPRPLVEISRLVASHAITEASVEELGKLLASGIRMDEEKIST; encoded by the exons ATGCAACAGCCACACGGAAGCCCACCAAATGAACTGAGGTCTCTATTGGAGTCGGGGTTGGGTGCTGACGTCTCGATGGTGGCTGCAGATGGCCAATTGCCGGCCCACAGCTCGGTGCTGGTGGCTCAGAGCTCCGTGTTCGAAGCGTTACTCCGCCGGGGGAAGCAGTTAATCTTAATCCCCGACATGCCTGTGGATGTGGTGCAGCAGTTGCTGACCTTCTTGTACACGGACGAGGTACCGCAGCTGCAGAGTGTAGCACCCCAACTGCTGGTGCTCGCAGACAGATATGAGCTGCACGTGCTGAAGGAGATGTGCGAGCAGCATTTGGTCAAGGATTTACATGTGGAGAACACTGTGCCGTACTGCGTGCTTGCCCTGCGGCACTCATGCCCACACCTCCGTAAGGCGGCCATTGAATACTTTGCAAGGCACGCTCTGCCAGTGCTGGGCTCTCAGGGGTGGGTCCAGGAGCTGAGGAAAGATCCGAGGCCGCTGGTGGAGATATCCCGCCTAGTGGCCTCCCACGCGATTACGGAAGCCAG TGTGGAAGAATTGGGGAAACTGCTGGCCAGCGGGATTCGGATGGATGAAGAAAAGATCTCTACTTGA